A single Numenius arquata chromosome 15, bNumArq3.hap1.1, whole genome shotgun sequence DNA region contains:
- the GOT1 gene encoding aspartate aminotransferase, cytoplasmic, whose protein sequence is MAASIFTAVPRAPPVAVFKLTADFREDGDSRKVNLGVGAYRTDEGQPWVLPVVRKVEQMIASDNSLNHEYLPILGLPEFRANASRIALGDDSPAIKEKRIGSVQSLGGTGALRIGAEFLRRWYNGNNNTATPVYISAPSWENHNSVFVDAGFKDIRTYHYWDAAKRGLDLQGLLDDMEKAPEFSIFILHACAHNPTGTDPTPDQWKQIAAVMKRRFLFPFFDSAYQGFASGSLDKDAWAVRYFVSEGFELFCAQSFSKNFGLYNERVGNLTVVGKDADNVQRVLSQMEKIVRTTWSNPPSQGARIVATTLSSPQLFAEWKDNVKTMADRVLLMRSELRSRLESLGTPGTWNHITEQIGMFSFTGLNPKQVEYMIKEKHIYLMASGRINMCGLTTKNLDYVAKSIHEAVTKIQ, encoded by the exons ATGGCCGCCTCCATCTTCACCGCTGTCCCCCGCGCCCCGCCCGTCGCCGTCTTCAAGCTCACGGCGGATTTCCGGGAGGACGGGGACTCGCGGAAGGTCAACCTGGGCGTGGGCG CCTACCGCACGGACGAGGGGCAGCCATGGGTCCTGCCGGTGGTGAGGAAGGTGGAGCAGATGATCGCCAGCGACAACAGCCTGAACCACGAGTACCTGCCCATCCTGGGCCTGCCCGAGTTCCGGGCCAACGCCTCCCGCATCGCCCTGGGTGACGACAGCCCCGCCATCAAGGAGAAGCGG ATTGGAAGCGTTCAGTCCTTGGGTGGGACGGGCGCTCTGCGTATTGGTGCAGAGTTTCTGAGGCGGTGGTACAATGGAAACAACAACACGGCGACCCCGGTGTACATCTCTGCTCCGTCCTGGG AGAACCACAACTCTGTATTTGTGGATGCTGGCTTTAAAGATATCAGAACCTACCACTACTGGGATGCTGCCAAGAGGGGTCTGGATCTCCAGGGGCTGCTGGATGACATGGAG AAAGCTCCAGAGTTCTCCATTTTCATCCTCCATGCCTGTGCACACAACCCAACGGGCACAGACCCTACTCCGGACCAGTGGAAGCAGATCGCTGCTGTTATGAAG CGACGGTTCCTGTTTCCGTTCTTCGATTCGGCGTACCAAGGTTTTGCCTCTGGCAGCCTGGACAAGGACGCCTGGGCTGTGCGATACTTTGTCTCCGAGGGCTTTGAGCTCTTCTGTGCACAGTCGTTTTCCAAGAACTTTGGGCTCTACA ATGAACGTGTGGGGAACCTGACTGTGGTGGGGAAGGATGCAGACAACGTGCAGCGTGTGCTTTCCCAGATGGAGAAGATTGTGCGCACCACTTGGTCCAACCCTCCCTCCCAGGGAGCGCGCATTGTGGCAACTACACTTTCTTCCCCGCAGCTCTTTGCCGAGTG gAAAGACAATGTGAAGACGATGGCAGATCGTGTCTTGCTCATGCGGTCAGAGCTTCGGTCTCGCCTGGAGTCCCTTGGGACCCCGGGCACCTGGAACCACATCACGGAGCAGATCGGCATGTTCAGCTTCACAGGGCTGAACC CTAAGCAAGTGGAGTACATGATCAAGGAAAAACACATCTACCTGATGGCTAGTGGGCGCATCAACATGTGTGGCCTGACTACCAAGAACCTGGATTATGTGGCCAAGTCCATCCATGAAGCTGTCACAAAAATCCAGTGA